From a region of the Corallococcus coralloides DSM 2259 genome:
- the traB gene encoding outer membrane exchange protein TraB yields the protein MKPSRTPLLPLLLALALSTAAHAAPDARFNIQVFRPSGAPQDLVMVTQSRPLSHLSVSAGPYFSYSLNPLSLVPKDGDLGSISLVGNRLQLDVMATVGLFDWFEVGVDMPLVLLQGGQNLEVIGTEGPVESFALGDLRLMGKVAIPGFRRSAEGHGWGASLTLNVSFPTGVQEAFAGDGELTWAPGLVLDYRFESGILLAFNGGFWKRPDVIFSGVQLGDMAPFGLGTEVPLLRGSGVTALGMVNGAFGLKKAPGQERQIPAELLIGLRWYSSLGLTFTFGGGLGCGCSLASPNLSFFTSILWVPAKTREWEAIERFKEPPEPPPPPVDPDFDGVIGERDRCPDLAGPVENSGCPDTDADSDGVVDRIDKCPDVPQGKRGRDGCPLARTSGNKIVILEQVNFATDQDVILSESYPVLEEVARVMEENPKMDRILIEGHTDSRASDQYNLDLSKRRAASVKRFLIETGVAAERVCSQGYGRSMPLADNATEEGMALNRRVEFTIQPPVDGPRPPCPDDVEAASKKKGGKRPAPKSPAPPKKKP from the coding sequence ATGAAGCCCTCCCGCACGCCGCTCCTCCCGCTGCTGCTGGCCCTCGCGCTGTCCACCGCCGCCCACGCCGCGCCGGATGCGCGCTTCAACATCCAGGTCTTCCGCCCGTCCGGCGCGCCGCAGGACCTGGTGATGGTCACCCAGTCCCGGCCCCTGTCCCACCTGTCCGTCTCCGCCGGGCCCTACTTCAGCTACTCCCTCAACCCGCTCTCGCTCGTCCCCAAGGACGGTGACCTGGGCTCCATCAGCCTCGTGGGCAACCGGCTCCAGCTGGATGTCATGGCCACCGTCGGCCTCTTCGACTGGTTCGAGGTCGGCGTGGACATGCCGCTCGTGCTCCTGCAGGGCGGCCAGAACCTGGAGGTCATCGGCACCGAAGGACCCGTGGAGAGCTTCGCCCTGGGCGACCTGCGCCTCATGGGCAAGGTGGCCATCCCCGGCTTCCGCCGCTCCGCGGAGGGCCACGGCTGGGGCGCCTCGCTCACGCTCAACGTCAGCTTCCCCACCGGCGTGCAGGAGGCCTTCGCGGGCGACGGCGAGCTCACCTGGGCGCCGGGCCTGGTGCTCGACTACCGCTTCGAGTCCGGCATCCTCCTCGCCTTCAACGGCGGCTTCTGGAAGCGGCCGGACGTCATCTTCAGTGGCGTGCAGCTGGGAGACATGGCGCCGTTCGGCCTGGGCACGGAGGTGCCCCTCCTGCGCGGCAGCGGCGTCACCGCGCTCGGCATGGTGAATGGCGCGTTCGGCCTCAAGAAGGCTCCGGGCCAGGAGCGGCAGATTCCCGCGGAGCTGCTCATCGGCCTGCGCTGGTACAGCTCGCTGGGCCTCACCTTCACCTTCGGCGGCGGCCTGGGCTGCGGCTGCTCGCTGGCGTCGCCGAACCTGAGCTTCTTCACGTCCATCCTCTGGGTACCCGCCAAGACGCGCGAGTGGGAGGCCATCGAGCGCTTCAAGGAGCCGCCCGAGCCGCCCCCGCCGCCCGTGGACCCCGACTTCGACGGCGTCATCGGTGAGCGCGACCGCTGCCCCGACCTCGCGGGCCCGGTGGAGAACAGCGGCTGCCCGGACACCGACGCGGACTCCGACGGCGTGGTGGACCGCATCGACAAGTGCCCGGACGTTCCGCAGGGCAAGCGCGGCCGTGACGGCTGTCCGCTCGCGCGCACGTCGGGGAACAAGATCGTCATCCTGGAGCAGGTGAACTTCGCCACCGACCAGGACGTCATCCTCTCCGAGTCCTACCCGGTGCTGGAGGAGGTCGCGCGGGTGATGGAGGAGAACCCGAAGATGGACCGCATCCTCATCGAGGGTCACACCGACTCGCGCGCCAGCGACCAGTACAACCTGGACCTGTCCAAGCGCCGCGCCGCCAGCGTGAAGCGCTTCCTCATCGAGACCGGCGTCGCCGCGGAGCGCGTGTGCTCGCAGGGCTACGGGCGCAGCATGCCCCTGGCCGACAACGCCACGGAGGAGGGCATGGCCCTCAACCGCCGCGTGGAGTTCACCATCCAGCCGCCTGTCGACGGTCCCCGCCCGCCCTGCCCGGATGACGTGGAGGCCGCGTCCAAGAAGAAGGGCGGCAAGCGCCCCGCGCCGAAGTCCCCGGCCCCGCCGAAGAAGAAGCCGTAG
- a CDS encoding Ig-like domain-containing protein translates to MKTSRPASFSLLGFLALGVLGACGPSPTTITLEPPELRYLRTQGQNLPLSYTVLDADGRKMMDTRLRWTSSAPEVASVLEDGTVVARKSGKTIIGVQGGRAKAALPLDLTILASLDVRAPGADFVEVGRTIKMRVVARNEAGHVIADATPDFRSSNEAVARVENGELIAASAGVATVTATLGHLHRAIAVQVVPPDFARLGLNLTSYTFKKKGQSVMVQARAYNRNGVALEKVPLEWFSSNTAVVTVSPDGRVTAVGKGRAVVSVVAGRRRTAADFIVE, encoded by the coding sequence GTGAAGACGTCACGTCCTGCTTCCTTTTCCCTATTGGGTTTCCTCGCGCTGGGGGTGCTCGGCGCGTGTGGACCGTCGCCCACGACCATCACCCTGGAGCCGCCCGAGCTGCGCTACCTGCGCACGCAGGGGCAGAACCTGCCGCTCAGCTACACGGTATTGGACGCGGACGGGCGCAAGATGATGGACACGCGCCTGCGCTGGACCAGCTCCGCGCCGGAGGTGGCCTCCGTGCTGGAGGACGGCACGGTGGTGGCGCGCAAGTCCGGGAAGACCATCATCGGCGTGCAGGGCGGACGCGCGAAGGCGGCGCTGCCGTTGGACCTCACCATCCTCGCGTCGCTGGACGTGCGCGCGCCGGGCGCGGACTTCGTGGAGGTGGGGCGCACCATCAAGATGCGCGTGGTGGCGCGCAATGAAGCGGGCCACGTCATCGCGGACGCGACGCCCGACTTCCGCTCCAGCAACGAGGCCGTGGCGCGCGTGGAGAACGGCGAGCTCATCGCCGCGTCCGCCGGCGTGGCCACCGTCACCGCGACGCTGGGGCACCTGCACCGCGCCATCGCCGTGCAGGTGGTGCCGCCGGACTTCGCGCGCCTGGGGCTGAACCTCACCTCGTACACCTTCAAGAAGAAGGGCCAGTCGGTGATGGTCCAGGCGCGCGCGTACAACCGCAATGGCGTGGCGTTGGAGAAGGTGCCGCTGGAGTGGTTCAGCTCCAACACCGCCGTGGTGACGGTGTCGCCCGATGGCCGCGTGACGGCCGTGGGCAAGGGCCGCGCGGTGGTGTCGGTGGTGGCCGGCCGCCGCCGCACGGCCGCGGACTTCATCGTCGAGTAG